DNA sequence from the Suricata suricatta isolate VVHF042 chromosome 14, meerkat_22Aug2017_6uvM2_HiC, whole genome shotgun sequence genome:
CTCTTCTCCCCGGCACAGCTCCCGCTGCAGCAGCTGCAAGGGCGCCCTGTCCTCCAGGGTCCGGGTACTGGTTTGTTCAGGGGTCTGTGGAAGAGCCCTTGGTCAGCCCCAAGGCCATGGGCAGCATCTGTAGTCATGGGATGCTTGAGAGCCGGAGCAGGGGTATGGTGCATGGAGTCACTGGGTCACACCTGACAGCTGCCCTCTGTCTGACTGGGGCCAGATGTCTGCCATGGACTTACCCAGGCCAGGGCCGTGCAGCTTGAGTGCTCTGGGCATAGGGGCAGGAACTGCTGCCCTGGCCCCAGGAGGGCCTCCAGCTGCTCCTGCAGATCCTGGTTCTGTTTTTTCTGAGGGGGGGCGCAGAAAGATGGGAGtgcttggggcacatgggtggctcagtcagttgagcgtccggcttcagctcaggtcatgatttcacggtccatgggtttgagccccacatcgggctctgtgctgacagcccagagcctggagcctgcttcacatctgtctccctctctctctgcccctcccccgctcactctctgtctctctctctcaaaataaaaacataaaaaaaaaaagaaagaaagaatgatgggAGTGCTTGTCATAGCCACTTCTTGGGCAGGGGACTgaggtggtgggggctggggcagaagCTGCTGCTATGCGAACAGCTTCAAACCTATAGCACGGAtgggctctgagcctgggctGGGCCCACACCCTTGGTGGCCTCTTCACTTACCAGAGTCTGGTTTTCCTGCTCCAGCTGGAGGAAGGACCGCTCTGCAGACCCCAGGGGCACGCCCTGGAGCTGGGAGGGGGCTGCCCTGGGTGAGCCCTTGGTTTCTGCCCCCTTCGGCAGGGGtgggccagggcagggcctgggccctGAGCTGGGGGGCCCTCTTGGCCTGGGTGCCCCTTGCTCTCGTCCTGAGTGCAGGGGCCAGCTCCACCCCAGCCTTGCCTCCACTTGCCCTTGTCTCGTCTCGGTTGGGTCTCTTGGTCTCTGTCGCTGCATCTCTCCCTCTTCATTTGCGATAAAGGTCCCGGGTACCTCAGCCCCTACCCTGGGCCCCCCGCCCCCTACCTCCGGAGGTGGGAAAGGCCTGGCTGACTCTATTGAATGAGTGGAGCTGAGAGGTACCAGGCAGGGCCACCGTACAAACCCCTGGCAGGGTGGATCCAGGCATCCTCCGTGGCTGCTCGAAgctgatggtggtgggcactggGGGTAGGAGTGGCCACAGGGGCCCAAAGTTTTTGACACCTCCATAACCCCTTCTTAACTCCAGGTCTAGGCTCTAGTCTGGCCCAACCTGCCACCCTCTTATTGAGGGCCCTCTAGGTGTCATGGCTCACAGGTCTTCCTCAAGGGTGCCTGTTGTCACAAAGGCCTGGGCACATCCAGGGAGGTCACAATGGGCCAGGGCGGGGGTGGCCAGAGCCAGGGCTGGTGGGGCCCCTCCCACCACATCCCTGTTCTTGAAATGCCTTCCTCCGCACACACCCTCTGCCGCTTCCTCACCCCAGGTCACTCACCCACCTTAGCTATTTTCTGAAAACCTAAAACAGATAATGCAGACAcaaggttaaaacaaaaacagacaccaaaCAAGGTGTCCAGTGTGACCCTCCCACCTCAGTCTCCTGCCCCCCCTCCACAAGACCAGTCATGAAGTTCTTTCTGGGGTTGGCTGCACATTTTGCCAGCTGCACCTCCTCATCACACAGAAGAGGTTAGCCCACCACCTGGCTTTTTTACCTAACCTAtcttcaggattttattttttaaaaatcattcattaaacatttactttAATGGTTCCATAAGGGTGATTATCATCCTCATtataggtggggaaactgaggcacaaagacatcacgtcacttgcccaaggtcacatcgCTGTTaagtgatggaaaaaagactccAAGATTGCTCTTCAGCATTTCAGAGGCCTCCCTCCGCCTCCcagagacatttattttaaaattgttaactCAAGTaaagttagcatacagtgttatattagtttcaggtgtaaaatacggttattcaacacttccatacatcacctgatgctcatcacaaCCAGTGCCTCCTTACCTCCTATCGCCTGtcctccccaccagccccccacctcctctctggcaactgTGTCgattctctatagctaagagcatttcttggtttctctgtttttttctttgtttgtttgttttgtttcttaaattccatgtataggtgaaatatggcatttgtctttggcTGACATATTTTACTGAGCATTGTATCCTCTATATCTGTCCCTATTGTTGCAAGTGggaagatttcactcttttttagggctgagtaatatttcattatatatctacaccacatcttcttcacccattcatcaattgatggacacttgggctgcttctgtagtttggctattgataatgctgctgtaaacactgggggtggatatatctatgtattttttcaaattggtgtttttaggaagcctgggtggctcagtcggttaagtgtccggcttcggctcaggtcatgatctcacagtttgtgggatcgagccctacatcgggctctgtgctgacagctagctcagagcctggagcctgcttcagattctgtgtctccctctctctctgaccctcccccattcatgctggtgtctctctgtctctcaaaaataaatttaaaaaaccattaaaaacattttttagaaaccaaattggtgtttttgtattctttgggtaaatacccagtagtggaattactggataatatggtagttctagtttcaatttttaaaggaacctccatgctgttttacagagcggctgcaccagcttgcattcctactgacagtgcacgagggttcctttttcctccacatcctcgccatcaCTTGTTGCTTCCTCTgttgttgatttcagccattctgacaggtgtgaggtgatatatcattgtggttttgctttgtatttcccagagggtgagtgatgttgagcatctttttatgtctgttgaccatctggatgtcttctttggagaaatatctttttatgacttctgcccatttttaaattgggttatttattttttggatgttgagttttataagttctttatgtatttttgatgctaaccctttattggatatgtcatttacaaatatcttctcccattcaggaagccatcttttagttttgttgactgtgttcttcattgtgcagaagttttattttgatgaagtcctaatagtttatttttgcttttgtttcccttgcctcaggagacatatctagaaaactgttgctatggctgatgtcagagaaattactgcatgtaattaaaaaaaattactgttcttttctaggatttgatggtttcctgtctcatatttaggtttttcatccactttgaatttatttttgtgtagggtgtaagaaagtggtccagtttcattcttttgcacatcaccgtctagttttcccaacaccacatgttgaagagactgtctttttccattgaatattctttcctcttttgtccaAGATTAAATTATATGATAATCATGAgcttgtttctgggttttctattctgttccattgatctatgtgtctgtttttgtgcctgtaccatactgtgcccatgactatagctttgtaataaatcCTGAGATCTGAGAGCATGATACCTCcagtgttcttctttttcaaaaat
Encoded proteins:
- the CCDC188 gene encoding coiled-coil domain-containing protein 188 isoform X2 → MEVSKTLGPCGHSYPQCPPPSASSSHGGCLDPPCQGFVRWPCLVPLSSTHSIESARPFPPPEVGGGGPRVGAEVPGTFIANEEGEMQRQRPRDPTETRQGQVEARLGWSWPLHSGREQGAPRPRGPPSSGPRPCPGPPLPKGAETKGSPRAAPSQLQGVPLGSAERSFLQLEQENQTLKKQNQDLQEQLEALLGPGQQFLPLCPEHSSCTALAWTPEQTSTRTLEDRAPLQLLQRELCRGEESFIQQSQNELQQIRLSFERKKMAITEVWDGVAEVHMALNNQATGLMNLKKDIRGVLDQMEDIQLEILGSTTPDCEVLQAGVGDVHGPDCAAPIPRERAQCRTQARKEQQMACIAKARPQLGCSEGLKSQLWDGADSQEPHTHQPPKTHRPAPTSQASNSASRNAHTFGQHLSQSLTHSAPCP
- the CCDC188 gene encoding coiled-coil domain-containing protein 188 isoform X3, with protein sequence MEVSKTLGPCGHSYPQCPPPSASSSHGGCLDPPCQGFVRWPCLVPLSSTHSIESARPFPPPEVGGGGPRVGAEVPGTFIANEEGEMQRQRPRDPTETRQGQVEARLGWSWPLHSGREQGAPRPRGPPSSGPRPCPGPPLPKGAETKGSPRAAPSQLQGVPLGSAERSFLQLEQENQTLKKQNQDLQEQLEALLGPGQQFLPLCPEHSSCTALAWTPEQTSTRTLEDRAPLQLLQRELCRGEESFIQQSQNELQQIRLSFERKKMAITEVWDGVAEVHMALNNQATGLMNLKKDIRGVLDQMEDIQLEILGSTTPDCEVLQAGVGDVHGPDCAAPIPRERAQCRTQARKEQQMACIAKARPQLGCSEGLKSQLWPEAQRPQRGGGQAAGAAPGAQRLRWPLTTALPRTVPSRSYGEGWRRGLS
- the CCDC188 gene encoding coiled-coil domain-containing protein 188 isoform X1, coding for MEVSKTLGPCGHSYPQCPPPSASSSHGGCLDPPCQGFVRWPCLVPLSSTHSIESARPFPPPEVGGGGPRVGAEVPGTFIANEEGEMQRQRPRDPTETRQGQVEARLGWSWPLHSGREQGAPRPRGPPSSGPRPCPGPPLPKGAETKGSPRAAPSQLQGVPLGSAERSFLQLEQENQTLKKQNQDLQEQLEALLGPGQQFLPLCPEHSSCTALAWTPEQTSTRTLEDRAPLQLLQRELCRGEESFIQQSQNELQQIRLSFERKKMAITEVWDGVAEVHMALNNQATGLMNLKKDIRGVLDQMEDIQLEILGSTTPDCEVLQAGVGDVHGPDCAAPIPRERAQCRTQARKEQQMACIAKARPQLGCSEGLKSQLWLLALRLLLGTLLACTAAYVYVVDPAPFEGLVPPLLSRAAVWKLRALLGPFLHLEVDDFLPF
- the CCDC188 gene encoding coiled-coil domain-containing protein 188 isoform X4, whose translation is MEVSKTLGPCGHSYPQCPPPSASSSHGGCLDPPCQGFVRWPCLVPLSSTHSIESARPFPPPEVGGGGPRVGAEVPGTFIANEEGEMQRQRPRDPTETRQGQVEARLGWSWPLHSGREQGAPRPRGPPSSGPRPCPGPPLPKGAETKGSPRAAPSQLQGVPLGSAERSFLQLEQENQTLKKQNQDLQEQLEALLGPGQQFLPLCPEHSSCTALAWTPEQTSTRTLEDRAPLQLLQRELCRGEESFIQQSQVWDGVAEVHMALNNQATGLMNLKKDIRGVLDQMEDIQLEILGSTTPDCEVLQAGVGDVHGPDCAAPIPRERAQCRTQARKEQQMACIAKARPQLGCSEGLKSQLWLLALRLLLGTLLACTAAYVYVVDPAPFEGLVPPLLSRAAVWKLRALLGPFLHLEVDDFLPF
- the CCDC188 gene encoding coiled-coil domain-containing protein 188 isoform X5, with translation MEVSKTLGPCGHSYPQCPPPSASSSHGGCLDPPCQGFVRWPCLVPLSSTHSIESARPFPPPEVGGGGPRVGAEVPGTFIANEEGEMQRQRPRDPTETRQGQVEARLGWSWPLHSGREQGAPRPRGPPSSGPRPCPGPPLPKGAETKGSPRAAPSQLQGVPLGSAERSFLQLEQENQTLKKQNQDLQEQLEALLGPGQQFLPLCPEHSSCTALAWTPEQTSTRTLEDRAPLQLLQRELCRGEESFIQQSQNELQQIRLSFERKKMAITEVWDGVAEVHMALNNQATGLMNLKKDIRGVLDQMEDIQLEILGERAQCRTQARKEQQMACIAKARPQLGCSEGLKSQLWLLALRLLLGTLLACTAAYVYVVDPAPFEGLVPPLLSRAAVWKLRALLGPFLHLEVDDFLPF